The Leguminivora glycinivorella isolate SPB_JAAS2020 chromosome 1, LegGlyc_1.1, whole genome shotgun sequence genome includes a region encoding these proteins:
- the LOC125230104 gene encoding putative glutathione-specific gamma-glutamylcyclotransferase 2 has translation MLKMWVFGYGSLVWKVEFPYEVKLVGYIKGYLRRFYQHSTDHRGIPAKPGRVVTLIASDDPNSSVWGVAYKIRPEDVDTVTKYLDFREKNGYSQKTVTFHPKDKTYDPFDLTLYIATEDNESFAGPASIQDIAKQVAVSEGPSGPNKEYVYKLAAAMRLLAPDVDDDHLFSLEKEVRKLDTQSK, from the exons ATGCTAAAGATGTGGGTGTTTGGCTACGGGTCTTTAGTATGGAAGGTTGAATTTCCATATGAAGTAAAACTTGTAGGTTATATTAAAGGATACCTAAGAAGATTTTACCAGCATAGTACCGACCATAGGGGTATCCCAGCGAAG CCAGGGAGAGTAGTAACTTTAATAGCCAGTGATGACCCTAACAGTTCAGTCTGGGGTGTGGCTTATAAAATTAGACCAGAAGATGTAGACACAGTGACCAAGTATTTGGACTTCAGAGAAAAGAATGGCTATAGTCAGAAAACAGTTACATTCCACCCGAAAGATAAAACATATGATCCCTTTGACTTGACATTGTACATTGCTACAGAGGATAATGAATCGTTTGCAG GTCCGGCgtccatacaagacatagcaaaaCAAGTAGCTGTCAGTGAAGGGCCTAGTGGGCCCAATAAGGAATATGTGTACAAGCTAGCAGCAGCCATGAGGCTCTTAGCACCCGACGTTGATGATGACCACCTCTTCTCGCTAGAAAAGGAGGTGAGAAAATTAGACACTCAATCAAAATGA
- the LOC125226625 gene encoding CCR4-NOT transcription complex subunit 9, which translates to MNNNMSAQQSPANMQAVVDREKIYTWILELCNPETRENALLELSKKREVVPDLAPMLWHSFGTIAALLQEITNIYVAMIPPTLTAHQSNRVCNALALMQCVASHPETRSAFLQAHVPLFLYPFLHTVSKTRPFEYLRLTSLGVIGALVKTDEQEVITFLLTTEIIPLCLRIMENGSELSKTVATFILQKILLDDSGLCYICQTYDRFSHVAMILGKMVLSLAKDPSARLLKHVVRCYLRLSDNPRAREALRQCLPDQLRDATFTACLQEDNSTKHWLAQLIKNLEAQPPPASPAQQNMYKTR; encoded by the exons ATGAATAACAACATGAGCGCCCAGCAAAGCCCGGCCAACATGCAAGCCGTGGTGGACCGCGAGAAGATCTACACGTGGATTCTGGAGCTATGTAACCCAGAGACGAGGGAGAATGCTCTCCTGGAATTGAGTAAAAAGCGGGAAGTGGTCCCCGACTTGGCACCCATGCTGTGGCATAGCTTTGGCACCATAGCCGCGCTGTTGCAAGAGATTACGAACATCTATGTGGCAATGATCCCGCCGACACTGACCGCGCATCAAAGCAACCGTGTATGCAACGCTTTAGCCTTGATGCAGTGTGTAGCCTCTCATCCTGAGACGAGGTCTGCATTCCTTCAAGCCCATGTTCCATTATTCCTGTATCCCTTTCTCCACACGGTCTCCAAAACTAGACCCTTCGAATACTTGCGATTAACAAGTCTTGGAGTGATTGGGGCATTGGTCAAGACAGATGAACAGGAAGTTATAACATTTCTGCTGACCACAGAGATAATTCCCCTGTGCTTGCGTATTATGGAAAATGGGTCTGAACTTTCTAAAACGGTTGCCACATTTATACTCCAAAAGATTTTGCTAGATGACAGTGGTTTGTGCTACATTTGTCAAACCTATGATAGATTTTCACATGTAGCCATGATACTTGGGAAGATGGTGCTGTCTTTAGCAAAAGATCCTTCTGCGAGGTTGTTGAAGCATGTAGTTCGCTGCTATCTCCGTCTGTCAGACAACCCGAGGGCCAGGGAGGCACTGAGACAATGTCTTCCGGATCAGTTGCGAGATGCTACATTCACGGCCTGCCTTCAGGAAGACAACTCTACAAAGCACTGGCTTGCGCAGTTGATAAAGAATTTAGAAGCCCAGCCTCCTCCTGCTAGCCCCGCTCAGCAGAACAT gtacAAAACAAGATGA